ttgtgttttagcATGTTTTGCTGGAattatttaatctgtttctgtATGTAAATAAGAGTGCAGGTACCTGATACACTTTCTGGGTTTGAGCATCCTCTAGTTGATTTGTCTTCATCTTGGTTTTGCGCTCATTCTGGTGTTGCCTCCTGGCAGACTCCTGCCATATCCGAGTATCTATAGCAGGTCTCTTGGTGTGTGGATTCTCAGTGCCGTGCACCTCTgcagcaaataaacacacaaagaaacacagacacataaagtTGATTCAGTACATGTGCAGATAAGACCTGCCTTGGCCTTCTGGAAAACAGACTGCACAGTCATGGGCCCAAATAATGCTATTTAAACCTAATTTAACCATTCTGCTTTTAATCCCTGTGTAACATTCAATGCTCTGTGGCTTCTTAGAAATCCTTCTTCTGATGCAGTTCGTTGAGCATGAAAGAAATCTGTGTCCTGCTTTTGGGTATGTATTTGGCACATGTTAGACACACAAAACGGCTTCACCATCTCTGGTTGcactttaaaacacacttttttgtATGCCATTCAGTGTGgggacactcattgacatacagtaatgcattccctagccccccTACTGTCATGTAGGGCaagttaatctactctgtttcaatttttaatttatcacatgtactgccttaccctaaccctaaccatcacaactaactgcctcaccctaaactttactctcaccctaaaacctagtctttaCCCCGAAATTGCTTGTTAAACACCCTTTCTCATTGTGAGGCagcaaaaatgtcctcactttgtaaaaatgtcctcagtttAGTGGTAAAacattcatgctggtcctcacagtgATTTTTTCTGTATCTATTCTTTGATCATTTTTCTAATAAAGGTTCTTTTTACAAGTCATCTTAACCCTGGAATTAGAAGATCAAGTCACTGTGTGTCCCCAGGACATCCTGTGTCCCTCATACATCATGTTGCTAATACCATACTGGACAGTCAGGTGTTGCAATGGCTGTAATTAGTGTGGAGACAGCTTAAAAAGACTTGCTAAGATCTTTTCTGTGAAATAGCAAATGTACTACATCTAGCCCATTTAGCTTTATAACACAGGAATTATGGTGCACTTGGCACAGGTCTCCTCTGGGCAGTGGGGTCACTCTCCGTGTATTTCCTATCGCTTGTTATGCTGAAGTATGTTTAGCATTTGGTGAAGGCAGCAGGGACAAATCACAAACAAGATAACAAGTTAATTCACAACAGATGCAGGCAGGGTATGATGGTAAATGAATTCAGAAAGTCAGTGCTTAGTTCATTTGGCTATATGTCTGTGCTGgtataacacaaacacatggaggGTTCAACGCTCGACATTTATCAACATGGTCTTAGTCATCACAGCCATAATGATCCTGGTCTTACACTGAGACAAAAGCGTTGACTGAATTAAAGAGCTGAGCTTGACTCGAAGGTGAGTCCAGACTCGTGAGGAAGCTCTTCTAATGACGGCTTTTCATGCTGAGTATGGAGAAAAAttttggggggggggaggtGGCGGGTGGAAAAGGAGGGATGGGAATGATATCTAACCTACCTGCCAGAGGCTTTATCTGTGTCTGAGTGTTCTGTGACATTGTGGGTGTCTGTAATCTGAGCTATAAACACCTGAGCAAAACTCTGAGGTTGTAAATCACACTGTTTTCatagaattattttaaaacataaacatcaaCATAATGAATGAAACGTGATATCTGAAACTCTGAAGCTACATGTATGTCGCACTTGCAAATGAGCCATATCTTCTTAGGAAACAATTATTGTTTTGTACTGTGGAATTACTAAATGATCTAGTGTCACATCATGTTGACTTTGTACCCATGGTCTCTTGCTATTTTTCTGTGCAACTAGATCTGTCTAAGCAGCGTGAGTTATTGCAAGTGTTGAAACAAAGCCATGCAGCAGCTCTTGGATGTTACACACCTGGTGAGGAACCAGATTCCAAGGACTGGCAGTGGGCAAAGAGTTGGACTGAAATTGAGGCCTGGTTAAGGATCATGAAAAGATGGTTATCCTCAGTtaggaaaaaaggaaacacacatcaGCTGTGAAACAAACTTTTATATAACACTGCCTGGTCTCATGTCTTGAAATGTACCACCAGCCCTGTACTTTACATTGTGGAGCTCAATGCTCCATGTAAACAAGCACACAATGAAAATGCTAACATTGTGATGTGTAAGGTCACATTAACTATGATCTGCATGTCAACCTAgcctgttagcatgctaacatatTAGTACCAATTAGTACCAATTAATTTTTAAGAGAACATCAAATTCAATGGGTTCACGTTAGACATTTTCACACTGAATCTGTTTAATCTATTTAATTATACGACCTGCTGGTCATGAGATTACAAGCACAGCAGAGATCAGTGTTCAAAGTGACACCTGCAGACCGCATTATACTTATGCAAGAGAGACAAACCTCTTTTTAATATAACTAATATAGATGCATTTTCTTAAgtgattatttattgtattgcaCTGACAAGCACGTTTCGTCTGAAATGGCAACAGGCAATAGAGCAGGAGTGCTGTATCTTTGTCTAACTGTCTAAGCTTAAAACATACATGGTACAGGTTTTCTATACTTGTGTTACAGAGCTCGTGTTCTatagacacaaaaaaaaaaaaaaaaatccaggacAGCATGTtccagagagaagaaaaaacacatctaaaGCCAACAGCCGTCATCTAAATACTGTGTTGTTGATTCTGTCTTCACTGCCATAGAAACTACCTGTCTCGAGCTGTTAGGAGTGTTGGCTTTTAGTACTGCCTTTGAGCAATGCTTTCACAGTTCTTTCATAGCACAGCATGAGTAATGTCTTTCCAGAGTTGCTTAGCATTAATGTATTTGCCCTGTTATCGTATACACTAGAGCTTCTGAGCCTCCGAAACGTCACGTGCATCCCTGGCCAAGAAAGTGGccttacagtattttaaaccACTGTTGATGTGAATGGTTCCTCTCAAGCCTTTGACCACTTCAAACACGTTACTGCTGGCAAATGTACAAATAGTAACTAAATAATGAAGAAGGTTTTGTCTAGCCATAGATCCCCCCGAACCTTTTACGGTTAGCGCGTTCTTTCAACCCTTGATGTTGCTCTGCTTccatgtgcctgtgtgtatcATCCTAACCAGATGAGGTTCGCCTTTGTAGTTTGAGGGGAAAACTGTTGGCAATTGTTGCTTCTGGAGTGTTTGTCAGACATAAAAGACAATGGCTGTGTCCGAAATCATCGCCCTGTTCGCTCACTCAGAGTCAATAAGGTGTTGCACAATGATCATTTTCTTCTAAAATGGGGAGCAGTGCACTGTGGGAAAAAATTGTGTACATGCAATGTACTATTTTTTGTTCCACTGTGAAAGCTTTCAGTGCACTATATAGTGAACACAACATACCACAAAATGGCAAAGATATGTACATagtaaacaggaagtgttttcacacatgcataGTAAGTGTACgtaaggtcaaaggtcaaagtgatTTACATTTGCACAATGTACACTATTCACCAGTGACATAAGgtgtcatttttacttttgatttgATGAGAAAATTAGAAATTCTATGTTATAAAACTGACCGAGAAGAAGTTAATTTTAGTCTACTGGGAGATAAAGCATGTCATTATcatcatgtttcatgttgtggatttattatttattaaatattataccATAAATAATGTACAGGTGCCTCAAAATTGCATTTTGGTAGAGTGGTAAATTCTGAATCTTTAATGTTGAAATCATATTATGCAACATGTGACTTTTCAACTTGAACTCTTTTCAGATTAACAGAGGGAGGGCTTCCCATTTACACCTCAGGGGTAGTTTTCTTAGAATTGCAGGCAACAGCATGTAGTCCCACCCAAAATGATCTCTTTTGGCTTCACCTTTTCCTGTGGATGTGTAATGCCCACATactatgtgcacacacatctaCATAGAGTAATTAAAGACCTGAGAAGGTGAATGAAGGAGAAAGAGCAAGTCTCAGCAGAAGATCACCTGCAGGGCAACAAGGGCAGTATTAGACCACCgacaagaggaggaagaaaaacagacagagagctTCTGTGGTGAAGTGGTATACTAATGGCTGGAGAAGGGAGGAGGTTTTGTGGTTTGCATAGTTTAAATAgcaaaaaatacacacatgccaTTGTATTATTACCTGGTGGTGAGATGGACTGAAGTGAAGGCCCTAGTGTTGAATACACCTATAACCCTACATTATAACAAGTACGAATGTGAATATTGGACGATTCTCTAACACTCTGAGACAGCTCTCCTGTAAAGTATTAGTCCATAAGTTGTTTTTTGCTAAGTGGTTATTTAAACCAAAATGTATTGTAGTTAGGCACCTAATTATGACACGGACAAAGAACAGGCTGAGCTAACAGGGTATATGTGGCACAAAGGCGCCACACAGGAAACTGATGTTCAAGTCCAGTGTAAAACTTAAGCATCACCGTTCCACAGCTCTAACTACATCCTGTAACATTGAGAAAGTTCATATTTTAACCCAAGCCGTGGTATTAAACCTACCCAAAATAGCTTTTACAAAGACTGTGTAATCTGCAGCCATGTTACTGACAGATGCTGTCCACCTGGTGTGGACAGTACTTTGTGCGAGATGGTGTATTAATTTTCTTTGTTGAGAATTCAAGCATTCATGCTTTTATTCATTTGGAAAGCAAAGCTTACACCTTTGGCCAGACTGGAACCTTTGTGAGCCATGATGGGAAGGACATTTCCAAGTCAACTCCCGTTGCAAAAATAGTTCAAGTGGAAACACTGAAGATGATGTGCCATTTCTAATATTACATGCTCTTCCAATTTGGATGAATTCAAACCATGGATTTAAACCGCTAGCgttgctgttttctgtcaccTTTGCAATGTGGAAAACTGCAAAAGTGCACTTGCCAAAAAGTGTTGAAAGGCTACgtttagtgacatcagcaatATAAAAGTGCAGAATAACAGCAGATATGAAGTGTGGTCCTAGCAGACAAAGCTTGTGGTTGGTTTATTTGAACTCTGGACTGTTTACTCAGGCAGTCATACTGTTTACTTCAGTTTAGTGAGAATATTGCCATTTGAACTCAGATTGACACCAGATAGCCATGACGAAACCTCTAAAAGTGCAAGCCCCCGTTCTCTTTCAACTTAACACAATTGTGGTTCTTTAGAAATGAGAATGTAAAGTCAACTAACTGCAGGAACCAATCCCAAATGTGCGTTTCAGGGAGAGAGACAATGTTATCTCATAGCCAACAGTTACTCAGGCTTCAAAAACCAAGGGTAATGCAGTGAACTGAAAAGCCAAGGGTAATGCAGTGAACTGAGGGTAACCCAGTTTCAGCTGATGCTAAGGGATGCAACCTTTCCTTTATGTGTTCTAACAGGTTTGAACACCAAAGACagtaaatcacaacagaaagtGTAGACAAATCTGTGGTGCTTAGCTAAAGTTACAGCACATTGAATTGAAAACCAGTCTGTGATCACAAAGAGTCCTAAAATAAGCGAAGAAGAAAACCTCAGTTATTAGTAAGTACAGTACAATGCTCCCAGGGTGCATACTAAAAGAGTTGTCTTCCTGTTGTCATGGAGATCTGCAACTTTGGTTGTAgtgtgcatatttatttattgaatgcTAACGCTCCAAAACTGAATTGCGTTTTTAATTTCCCTCTTATTGTCTCTGTCGAGTACCAGAACCAACATGCACCGTCAAAATAAGACGCTCCCAACAAGAGAGCTTTTAGGATATGTGGGTTACAGACGTGTTATGGGTTCATTGCAGGGATAGTGCTTGCGTGCTCTCATAGATGTGGGCCTGCCACTGCTTGCCAAATGTATTGCATATGTCAACATTAATTTTCAAAAATCGATAGTGACTTTTGTCCCTAATAACTATAATGTGGGAGAGTGAGGCTTGACGTTTCTGTGTCCCCGTGGGATTTCTGGGTTATTTCTTTTGGGGAGTTATTGTGACTTAATGTGtttgatgtacagtagatgaTGTGATTTTTCTGACAAAAATAAGTCCTGCAGGGAGCATACAGTTTTGACTCGATGTGCAGCCATCCGTGAAAGCTCTTTATTTTTAGGTAAATGTCTTAATGTAAGACCTTGCTATGGTGACAGATCAAAACTAGCAGCCTGGATcatgacacacatgcagaaatataAATTACTATGTTCCCTGATGCTGGAACAGTTTAATTGACTGGATGCAAGTACTTGGCAGAAGTCTAATATTGTAATCTACAAAACAAgactgtacacatacagtatactataGTACTACTATGTCACCTTTGGGCTACACTACATCATGATCCATAAATCAtggacacactcacactcctAGTAAAGCCTTGTAGTGTAACAGGAACgtctggattttatttttctttaaggcAAAGGAAACAACACAGGCTATTAAAAGGACTGTGTCCATCATATGAGTCATGtaacaaacagcaaaataaacataaacctAGTTTACTTAGagtaatcataataataatcacttaCCATTTGTGGCCTGGTGGTCCAGACTTGTTGTGACATCCACTTCTACTTTTTGTCCACATCGACCTAAACCGTGTATGAGCTGTTGCAAAGGTAAGTCAGCATCCGTGCTCGGGTAGCACCTCAGGCCACTGGAGCACCTCGGTGTGTAGACCCCGCAAAGCTCCCCTTCTTGCCTGGCACACACTGGACAGCAACCACAACCTGGCTCTCTAACTATTTCCGCACATACTGTTGCAACTTTGGGGCACACGGCTAAATGCTCTGCAGTGCAACTTGGGCATCTGAAAATTAAATCCCCAAGTATAATTCCAGGCAAAGCAAAGTATGCAAACAGCAacctgtgtgtaaaataaataaccatTCTAACGTTGGTTAGGTTTAATAGGGACTACTGAAATCAAGAATGAGCTTCGGAAGATAACAGTATGAACCTCATGTTGGTGAAAGTCAACTGTGTGAAGGTAAACATTGTGATACCACTGGCAGGGTCCTATCTGCTCTCATATTACTGGCTCAGTGCAAAAACAAGAATGCTCGTAACTCTCTGCATCAGAGCATACATACTGGTGTGACTGATTTCAGCTTAT
This Anabas testudineus chromosome 21, fAnaTes1.2, whole genome shotgun sequence DNA region includes the following protein-coding sequences:
- the LOC113172615 gene encoding insulin-like growth factor-binding protein 2-B, which produces MVIYFTHRLLFAYFALPGIILGDLIFRCPSCTAEHLAVCPKVATVCAEIVREPGCGCCPVCARQEGELCGVYTPRCSSGLRCYPSTDADLPLQQLIHGLGRCGQKVEVDVTTSLDHQATNEVHGTENPHTKRPAIDTRIWQESARRQHQNERKTKMKTNQLEDAQTQKVYQSACQQELDQVLEEISKMTSDDNRGPLENLYELKFPNCDRHGLYNPKQCNMSNHGQRGECWCVDPLTGVQIPATPTVRGDPNCDQFLEELRVMPTAAAFR